One window of the Streptomyces sp. B3I8 genome contains the following:
- a CDS encoding RNA polymerase sigma factor, which translates to MSDREPREAMGTAQPAQSASSFPSTEEFEAFYLEFTPKLVGFLIRQGARLSIAAEIAQDTMLTAFRKWAEISNPPAWTRRVASRELIRHLSRAEADLCEDVPEPSPLLSSPDAAAEWEQQQDLLRLLADLPPRQRQIMAWKYDGHSPTEIAEELGISPETVRSSLRKARLMLTARLAPREEREDR; encoded by the coding sequence ATGAGTGATCGTGAGCCGCGGGAAGCCATGGGCACGGCACAGCCGGCCCAGAGCGCCTCCAGCTTCCCCTCCACCGAAGAATTCGAGGCCTTCTACCTGGAGTTCACACCCAAGCTGGTCGGTTTCCTCATCAGGCAGGGAGCGCGTCTCTCGATAGCGGCGGAGATCGCCCAGGACACCATGCTCACGGCGTTCCGGAAGTGGGCTGAGATCAGCAACCCGCCTGCCTGGACCCGGCGGGTCGCATCCCGAGAACTCATCCGGCATCTCAGCCGCGCCGAAGCGGATCTCTGTGAGGACGTTCCAGAGCCTTCCCCGCTTCTTTCCTCACCGGACGCCGCTGCGGAATGGGAGCAGCAGCAGGACCTCCTGCGACTGCTGGCCGATCTCCCTCCCCGCCAGCGGCAGATCATGGCCTGGAAGTACGACGGTCACTCGCCTACGGAGATCGCCGAAGAGTTGGGCATCAGTCCTGAAACCGTACGCTCCAGCCTCCGCAAGGCCCGCCTCATGCTTACTGCCCGCCTGGCACCGCGTGAGGAGCGTGAAGACCGATGA
- a CDS encoding aldo/keto reductase produces MVGHSLAPQYVRWQVGRNRAQLGRERLDLVLLHNPERAHPGDRPTLHRAMREAFVVLEEAVAAGNVAGYGIATWAGLEEEAFTVGELLALAAEAAGGRHHLVAVQMPVSLVMMTPITQALHGRGPLTAAAGAELRVMASAPLHGGELPGIVDQELADLIRPGLTPAQACILAVASCPGVTNVLLAASGAPHWKEAADAVAQPSLTAAKLREITGVLASP; encoded by the coding sequence GTGGTTGGGCACAGCCTCGCCCCGCAGTACGTGCGCTGGCAGGTGGGCCGCAACCGCGCCCAGCTCGGGCGCGAGCGGCTGGACCTGGTCCTGCTGCACAACCCGGAGCGCGCGCACCCCGGCGACCGCCCGACCCTGCACCGCGCGATGCGGGAGGCGTTCGTCGTCCTCGAGGAAGCCGTGGCAGCCGGGAACGTGGCCGGGTACGGCATCGCCACGTGGGCGGGCCTGGAAGAAGAGGCGTTCACGGTGGGGGAACTGCTCGCCCTGGCCGCCGAAGCCGCGGGCGGCCGTCACCACCTGGTCGCGGTCCAGATGCCGGTCAGTCTGGTGATGATGACGCCGATCACGCAGGCCCTTCACGGCCGGGGCCCGCTCACGGCCGCAGCCGGGGCGGAGCTGCGGGTGATGGCCTCCGCTCCGCTGCACGGCGGCGAGCTCCCCGGCATCGTCGACCAGGAGCTCGCCGACCTCATCCGGCCGGGCCTGACCCCCGCACAGGCGTGCATCCTCGCCGTCGCGTCATGCCCAGGAGTGACAAACGTCCTTCTCGCCGCCTCCGGTGCGCCACACTGGAAGGAGGCGGCCGACGCCGTCGCCCAACCCTCCCTGACCGCCGCCAAGTTGCGGGAGATCACCGGTGTACTCGCCTCCCCCTGA
- a CDS encoding cupin domain-containing protein gives MTHTSIAACLGEDFLAQALHREHRHVPDALDVAGIMTWDDLNQILAAHRLEPPRMRLSRDGETLLVGGYTTPVATRRHTVWHRLHPAELHARLKEGASLALDSVDELHPPIARLCEAIERELRTRVQANLYASWSATEGFGVHWDDHDTIVVQLDGAKRWRIYGTTRPFPLYRDIEDPGEAPTEPVADLVLWPGDVLYVPRGVWHAVSADQGTRSLHVTCGLQTHTATDLMAWVSEQLLTHEDWRRDLPLLAAPDVQADAVDGMRKRLAELLDDPELLARYRTAMDGQAVGRMVPSLPYIDGIPADGGLRVRLTTARAVLEVDEDAVTLSAAGSTFEFAPAAEAVLRPLVDGRTVDLAALAETAGLDVKDIAGLVQELVAGQAATVGSLL, from the coding sequence ATGACGCACACGTCCATCGCGGCGTGCCTGGGCGAGGACTTCCTCGCCCAGGCACTGCACCGCGAACACCGCCACGTACCCGACGCCCTCGACGTCGCCGGGATCATGACCTGGGACGACCTCAACCAGATCCTCGCCGCCCACCGCCTGGAACCGCCCCGGATGCGGCTGTCCCGCGACGGCGAGACCCTCCTGGTCGGCGGCTACACCACCCCGGTCGCCACCCGCCGCCACACCGTGTGGCACCGCCTCCACCCCGCCGAACTCCACGCCCGCCTGAAGGAGGGCGCCTCGCTCGCCCTGGACAGCGTCGACGAACTCCACCCGCCGATCGCCCGCCTCTGCGAAGCGATCGAGCGCGAGCTGCGCACCCGCGTGCAGGCGAACCTCTACGCCTCATGGAGTGCCACCGAGGGCTTCGGCGTCCACTGGGACGACCACGACACGATCGTGGTCCAGCTGGACGGCGCGAAGCGGTGGCGGATCTACGGCACCACCCGCCCGTTCCCGCTGTACCGCGACATCGAGGACCCGGGCGAGGCGCCCACCGAGCCGGTCGCCGACCTGGTCCTGTGGCCGGGCGACGTCCTGTACGTGCCGCGCGGCGTGTGGCACGCGGTCTCCGCCGACCAGGGCACCCGCTCCCTGCACGTCACCTGCGGCCTGCAGACCCACACCGCGACCGACCTGATGGCGTGGGTGTCCGAGCAACTGCTCACGCACGAGGACTGGAGGCGCGACCTGCCACTGCTCGCCGCACCGGACGTCCAGGCCGACGCCGTGGACGGGATGCGCAAGCGTCTCGCCGAACTGCTGGACGACCCCGAGCTGCTCGCCCGCTACCGGACGGCGATGGACGGGCAGGCCGTCGGCCGGATGGTGCCGAGCCTGCCGTACATCGACGGCATCCCGGCCGACGGTGGTCTGCGGGTGCGGCTGACGACCGCCCGCGCGGTGCTGGAGGTCGATGAGGACGCGGTGACGCTGTCCGCCGCCGGGAGCACGTTCGAGTTCGCGCCCGCGGCGGAGGCGGTGCTGCGCCCGTTGGTCGACGGCCGCACCGTGGACCTGGCCGCGCTCGCGGAAACAGCCGGCCTTGATGTTAAGGACATCGCCGGGCTGGTCCAGGAGCTCGTTGCCGGGCAGGCCGCGACGGTGGGGAGCCTGCTGTGA